In Parasteatoda tepidariorum isolate YZ-2023 unplaced genomic scaffold, CAS_Ptep_4.0 HiC_scaffold_57485, whole genome shotgun sequence, a genomic segment contains:
- the LOC107441950 gene encoding piggyBac transposable element-derived protein 3, producing the protein MSENATSLNIESIDSIQTTKYYLSSLNASTCEVFSSKDPAHEPINREFAHNLIYSWSNYQQSLAKTVPNATHVSESXESSTRIPIIADNITRDRFFQLRSNLKILNDNVVPNEVREADKFWKVRPMLNKVRQRCLKQKRPQIVSIDEQIIPFHGQVSMRQYVRGKPNPVGIKVFVMCTSYGLPLDFIFYEGKGTDVSSPEDTSFMDLGGKIVLKLSDSLFPGSSIYFDRYFTSELLLDLLLNRELYATGTLMKNKVPKLIQLKTDAEMRREGRGSINQIVRGDKHISLVKWFDNKSVLLLSTQHGKGSVTKCSRWSKKDKQYLEVDCPAIVKNYNDYMGGVDHLDRAISYYRMKNRTNKWTVRVILHMVDFVMSSAWLAYRNKMRERKKDILDYFAFRLDIATTLIHGLLKKPVRISSPTDDEDDNDEPPSRRRVRASIPHEAARSQEARHMPEMIGDRAHRSRCRNSKCSALTTVHCTDCKVFLCFTASRNCFKAFHENKKCI; encoded by the coding sequence ATGTCTGAAAATGCAACTTCTCTTAATATTGAATCCATAGACTCTAttcaaacaacaaaatattatctttcCTCTCTTAATGCCAGTACTTGTGAAGTTTTTAGCTCTAAAGATCCTGCACATGAACCAATAAACCGCGAATTTGCTCATAATTTGATATACAGTTGGTCGAATTACCAGCAGTCTCTTGCAAAAACTGTCCCTAATGCTACTCATGTATCTGAGAGCCNGGAGAGTTCCACACGGATACCAATAATTGCAGACAACATTACTAGAGACAGATTTTTCCAACTTcgaagcaatttaaaaattttaaatgacaatgtTGTACCGAATGAAGTAAGAGAAGCAGATAAATTTTGGAAAGTCAGACCAATGTTGAATAAAGTACGTCAACGTTGTTTAAAACAGAAAAGACCGCAAATTGTGTCAATTGACGAGCAGATAATCCCTTTTCATGGGCAGGTTTCCATGCGGCAATATGTAAGAGGTAAACCAAACCCAGTAGggataaaagtttttgttatgtGCACATCATATGGCTTACCTTTAGATTTCATCTTTTATGAAGGTAAAGGAACTGATGTATCATCGCCTGAGGATACAAGTTTTATGGACTTGGGAGGAAAAATTGTGCTGAAGCTTTCAGATTCCTTATTTCCAGGCTCGTCAATATATTTTGATCGGTATTTTACTTCAGAATTGCTGCTTGACCTTTTACTTAACAGAGAGTTGTACGCGACTGGAACTTTGATGAAAAACAAAGTTCCAAAATTGATACAGCTAAAAACCGATGCGGAAATGAGACGAGAGGGCCGAGGATCTATTAACCAAATTGTGAGAGGAGACAAGCATATTTCCCTTGTGAAATGGTTTGACAACAAAAGTGTGTTGTTACTGTCAACTCAACACGGGAAAGGTTCAGTCACAAAGTGCTCAAGGTGGAGTAAAAAGGACAAACAGTACTTAGAAGTTGACTGCCCAGCAATcgtcaaaaattataatgattacaTGGGTGGCGTCGATCACCTCGATCGCGCCATTAGTTACTACAGAATGAAAAATCGTACCAACAAATGGACAGTTCGAGTTATTCTCCATATGGTCGATTTTGTAATGTCAAGTGCGTGGCTCGCGTACAGAAATAAAATGAGAGAAAGAAAGAAGgacattttagattattttgcaTTCAGGCTAGATATTGCAACTACTCTCATTCACGGATTGTTAAAAAAGCCTGTTAGAATTTCCTCCCCTACCGATGATGAAGATGATAATGATGAGCCCCCTTCAAGGCGTAGAGTGAGAGCCAGCATTCCGCACGAAGCAGCCCGCAGCCAAGAGGCTAGACACATGCCAGAAATGATTGGGGATAGGGCTCATCGAAGCAGGTGCAGAAATAGTAAGTGCTCGGCCTTAACAACTGTACACTGCACAGACTGCAAGGTTTTTTTATGCTTCACAGCATCGAGAAATTGCTTCAAAGCATttcacgaaaataaaaaatgtatttaa